The DNA sequence TGGTGGAGGAAGAAGAGACCCGAACGGCGGCCTCGGCCTCAACAACGTCCAAGCGGATCGAACAGGCCAAGCGGAAGGCCGGACGGTTATGGGCAGATGTGGTGCGTCAGAATCTACCGTGTCTGCAGCGGTCATCCAGGACACCGATCCATCAAGCGTTGTCGGTGCTCCGGGATGGTGGTTGTGTGTAAAAAAATGGAATATCGTATCATCGCCTCAAGATGAGGGATGAGAGTCCAAAAGCGCTTACGATATGAATTCCTGAAAATGGTTCGCTAACTAGTGATTGACAACGCCCGTAGTGAACCGAAAAAATGTTCTCCACAAAGTCTTGACTGACTCGACGCATACCCCTTGCCTCTTGGGGCGATGTTAAAGTCGTTGTTTGCCGATAAAACGTCCGAACATCGTGTCACCATTTATGTATCACACGAAACATTATCGGAACAAAACCAGCTAAACTGAGAAAAAAGTATTAAAAAACATCCCCCAAAGTAAAAGGGGACGGCTCACTTGTGATACGGCTCCCCCCGATTGATCCGAAATGCGCGGTAAATCTGCTCGAGCAAAATGAGACGCATGAGCTGGTGAGGAAACGTCATTTTCGAAAACGACAACGCCTCGTCAGCGCGCGCCATCACTTGTTTGCTTAAGCCAAGCGAGCCGCCGATGACGAACACTACCTTGCTTTTGCCATAGGTGGCGAGCTCATCGAGACGGGCGGCAAATTGCTCGGACGATTTCATCTTTCCTTCAATCGCAAGCGCGATGACGTGGGCGTCATGCGGAATTTTCGCCAACAGCCGCTCGCCTTCCCGCTGTCTGATTTGCTCTTCCTCAAGTTCGCTTGCCCGTTCGGAGGTTTTTTCATCGGCGACCTCAATGATCTCAATTTTTGCATATGCGGACAGACGCTTTGTGTACTCATTGATCCCTTGAATTAAATATTTTTCCTTCAATTTGCCCACAGCAGCAATGGAAATATGCACACATCATCCCCACCTTACAAACAACTTATCAACAATATTTATCCACATATACACAACACATATCCACATATTGTGCAAAAACATCAGCATCCTACGGCATAGACAGCCTTTTTCTTGCAAAAACGGCACAGTTTTTCGCTGTTATCCACAAACATGACATCAGGGGCCTGCTCCGTCTCATCCACATATTCGTCAATGGCCATATCGATGTGCTCCTCACATGTGAATATCATCATTCTCGCTCCTTTCCTTGTGGAAAAAAGAAGGAGCGTTTCCGCTCCTCCATCGTTTTCGTTTAATACGACTCACGCGTCAACTTCATCGTGACCGTGCGTTTTTCCCCATCACGATAAAACGTGACTTCCATCCGGTCGCCGATCGATTTTTTCGTATACAAATATTTGCGCAAGTCGAGCACATTGCGGATTTTTTCGCCATCAAGCGCCACGATGACATCAAACTGTTTTAAGCCTGCCTGGGCGGCTGGCGACATCGGCACGACTCGGATGACCGCAGCCCCTTCTGTTACATTCGGCGGCAAATGAAGCGTCGCCTGCAAATGGTACGATGGGATGTCGCTCAGCGAGCGAAGTTCAACGCCCATATATGGACGGCGCACTTGTCCGTATTTTTCCAAGTCCGAAATGATCGGAATGGCTGTGTTGATCGGGATCGCAAATCCGATGCCTTCAACCGCCTCTTGGGCGATTTTCATCGAATTAATGCCAATGACTTGCCCTTTGATGTTGACGAGGGCGCCGCCGCTGTTGCCCGGGTTAATGGCTGCGTCTGTCTGCAATACTTCCGCATTCCAATCCGGAGAGCCGTCCTGGTCCAAGTCAACTTCCACCGTCCGGTTCGTCCCGGAAATAATGCCTTGCGTCACCGACCCGGCAAACTGCAGGCCAAGCGGGTTGCCGATGGCGATGACCGGCTCTCCTGGCTTTACCGCGTCGGAGTCGCCGAACTCAGCCACCTTTTTCACATGCTTTGCATCGATTTCCAGCACAGCCAAGTCCATTAGCACATCGCTGCCCAGCAGCTTCGCCGGCACTCTCGTCCCATCTTTGAGGCTCACTTCGAGCTGACTGGCGTTTTCAACAACATGATGGTTCGTGACGATAAACGCCCGTCCTCCCGCTTTCTTGTAAATGACGCCCGATCCGACGCCAGCCTCGCCTCCTTGCGACCAGAAGCTGGCTTCTTGAATGTTGACAACGCCGACAACCGCATCCGATACTTGGTCGATCGCCTTTGTCACCGCCGTCGTCACATCGACGGAAACGCTTTGCCGAACCGCAGGAGCTTCACTTTCCCCTTCCGGCTTCCCTCGTTCCTCTTGCGACGGCACGATGTCGTACGGGAGGACGTCCCAACGGGAAAACGCCGGAATGGACATGAGGACAAGCAATCCTCCTAACACAGCGCCGACAAGCGTGGACAAAAACGAACCGCTGCGCCGTTTCCGTCTCGTTTGCCCGTGCGCTTCGTAATGGTCATCGTAATATCCCACATTCACCACCCTTTCCACATTCGTCTTCATCCCTCATTATAATCATCAATAGAGAAAAAAATCCAACAAACACATTTTCCCCAGTTTAGCCAAAACGCCTCTCATACATACGCCAACGCGGTCGCCCGACGGGGATCGGTGTCGTATAAATGAAAGCGGGCGCCGACTGCCAGCCCTCTTTGTTCCAATATTTGCGCCACAGTCATGCGCGCCAGCTCTTTCATATTGTTATCTTGACTTAAATGAGCCAAATACACTTGTTTTGTCCGCTCCCCGATCACATCGGCAAGCGCCAGCCCTGCTTCCTCGTTCGAAATATGGCCGACATCGCTTAAAATGCGGCGCTTGACGCTCCACGGATACCTCCCCATCCGCAGCATCCCGACGTCGTGGTTGCTTTCAAACACGAACACATCAGCATTTTCGATCGTCTTTTTGATCCGCTCGCTCACGTAGCCGGTGTCGGTGAGCAACGCAAGCTTTTTTCCCCCGTAGTGAAAGACGTAAAACATCGGTTCAGCCGCATCGTGAGAGACGCCAAACGATTCGACATCCACATCGCCGAACGTCCTCACCGCGCCGAGTGGAAAGACAAATTTTTGTTCGGCCGGAATGTCGCCGACGACCTGTTCCATCGCCCGCCATGTTTTTTCATTCGCATACACAGGCAGGCGGTATTTGCGAGCGAGCACCCCAAGCCCTTTAATGTGGTCGCTATGTTCATGGGTGACAAGCAGCCCATCAAGCTCCTTTGGATGGCGGCCGATTTCGGCAAACAGCTGCTCAAGCTGCCTGCCGCTCAACCCGGCGTCGACGAGCAAGCGTTGGCGGTCCGTTTCAACGTAAAACGCGTTGCCGGTACTGCCGCTGGCCAGTACACTAAATCGCATCGTCATTCAAGCTCACTCCAACACACTTCCTTCATCGGTAATGACTTGTCCTTCAAACGCATTCACAAAATAATCTTCTTTCCGATTGACGACGATATGCCATGTCGGCGTCAACACTTGGGAAGCGGTAAACTGGACGAGGCCATAGTAGCCAAGCTCCACTTTCGTGACGCGGTCGCCCGGCTGCAAATATCCTTTCCGGTACAGCGTCTCAAGAGCTTTAATGGCCGGAACGATGTCTTGTTTCCGCTCGTATTTTTCCAAGTCATCGAGCATCGTCTGTTCATAAGAAACAGCTTTTTGCTGCTTATTGACATGAATGATGAGCTTGCTGTTTTCGTTGCCATAAATCATTTTGCCTTCGTACACTTGGTAACAAATTACCGTTCCTTCCCCTTCATCAAATGACCAAAGGGCGTACTGCTCCCCATCCAAAATATAGCGCCGCAAAAACTCGCGCAACTGGTACGGGTCGCTGACATTTAAAGCAATGGGATGGAGAAACGTTCCTTTCAATTTCGTTTCTCCTTCTTCGATTTTTACTTTTTGCGCGGACAGTTTTTTCGTATCGGCGGCGGTAAACGCTCGGCTTTTGCCGCTGACGTACGCCGCTTTCGTCACTTCTTTCGGCAGCTCCACATACGTGATGCCGTTCGCTTTGAGCTGCTCTTCAATGGTCGTTTCCAAAATGACATCAAGCTGGCTGCTGTTTCGTTTTTCCATAAACTGATACACTAAAAAGCAGTCGAGGATGAGGAACACAATGATGAAAATCGTCTTCGTTTTACTCCAATCCATTCGTTCCCCCTCCTCCGCCGTCCCCATCGTCGCTCACTTTTTTCCACGTTTGCTCGTACAAATAAAACCACGCCGGTTCCAGACGAATCACTTTCTCCCGTTCCGGATCTTTGAAGAGCT is a window from the Geobacillus stearothermophilus ATCC 12980 genome containing:
- the rlmH gene encoding 23S rRNA (pseudouridine(1915)-N(3))-methyltransferase RlmH → MHISIAAVGKLKEKYLIQGINEYTKRLSAYAKIEIIEVADEKTSERASELEEEQIRQREGERLLAKIPHDAHVIALAIEGKMKSSEQFAARLDELATYGKSKVVFVIGGSLGLSKQVMARADEALSFSKMTFPHQLMRLILLEQIYRAFRINRGEPYHK
- a CDS encoding CxxH/CxxC protein, with product MAIDEYVDETEQAPDVMFVDNSEKLCRFCKKKAVYAVGC
- a CDS encoding S1C family serine protease; its protein translation is MGYYDDHYEAHGQTRRKRRSGSFLSTLVGAVLGGLLVLMSIPAFSRWDVLPYDIVPSQEERGKPEGESEAPAVRQSVSVDVTTAVTKAIDQVSDAVVGVVNIQEASFWSQGGEAGVGSGVIYKKAGGRAFIVTNHHVVENASQLEVSLKDGTRVPAKLLGSDVLMDLAVLEIDAKHVKKVAEFGDSDAVKPGEPVIAIGNPLGLQFAGSVTQGIISGTNRTVEVDLDQDGSPDWNAEVLQTDAAINPGNSGGALVNIKGQVIGINSMKIAQEAVEGIGFAIPINTAIPIISDLEKYGQVRRPYMGVELRSLSDIPSYHLQATLHLPPNVTEGAAVIRVVPMSPAAQAGLKQFDVIVALDGEKIRNVLDLRKYLYTKKSIGDRMEVTFYRDGEKRTVTMKLTRESY
- a CDS encoding MBL fold metallo-hydrolase, which produces MTMRFSVLASGSTGNAFYVETDRQRLLVDAGLSGRQLEQLFAEIGRHPKELDGLLVTHEHSDHIKGLGVLARKYRLPVYANEKTWRAMEQVVGDIPAEQKFVFPLGAVRTFGDVDVESFGVSHDAAEPMFYVFHYGGKKLALLTDTGYVSERIKKTIENADVFVFESNHDVGMLRMGRYPWSVKRRILSDVGHISNEEAGLALADVIGERTKQVYLAHLSQDNNMKELARMTVAQILEQRGLAVGARFHLYDTDPRRATALAYV
- a CDS encoding two-component system regulatory protein YycI: MDWSKTKTIFIIVFLILDCFLVYQFMEKRNSSQLDVILETTIEEQLKANGITYVELPKEVTKAAYVSGKSRAFTAADTKKLSAQKVKIEEGETKLKGTFLHPIALNVSDPYQLREFLRRYILDGEQYALWSFDEGEGTVICYQVYEGKMIYGNENSKLIIHVNKQQKAVSYEQTMLDDLEKYERKQDIVPAIKALETLYRKGYLQPGDRVTKVELGYYGLVQFTASQVLTPTWHIVVNRKEDYFVNAFEGQVITDEGSVLE